The nucleotide window ATAATGCTTTGCTGCACACGAAACTGGAGGCAAAATCATCTTCACTGCGTTCCTCAGTAATGATCACAAGGGAATACCCTCCATCAGCTCAAGCGCACCCTCCCTGCCAACTGTGATAATCACATCGCCCAACGTCTTGGTCAGGAAACCGGCCTCACTATACGAAAAGTAGTACTGGACCATGTGTCAGCTTCGTCAACTCCAATCACCGGAAGAATAACTCACCTCCCACTTCCGCTTAAACACTTCAACGTCTGTCTCCGTCAAGCTAGGATGCTCCACCATTAAGGCCGGCACGATCACGCTGTCAAACCTGTTCATAAAGGCCTCCCTCCACAGCCTCAGCGCCTTGACATAATGTGGACCGATGTTCTTGATCTTTTCGACAATGAGCGTTCCGTTGGACTCGGTCGTGATGTGGTTGATCAACTGCGTGACAGATGGGAGGTATCCTCCAGGGAATATGTAGTGGTTAATGAAGCTACAGACGTTAGCTAATGATACACCCCACAAGGGACCGACGACTTACTCTTCACGCTTCGAATAGCCTTTGTGTCGTCCCTCCGGCATGGTGATGCACTGGAACACGGCAATCCCTCCGTCTTTCTTCAGCAGCCTGTCAACGCGCGAGAAAAACGTGGCCAGAAACTTTTCGCCCACGGCCTCGATCATTTCGCAAGATATGATCTTGTCGTAGGGGACCTCCGGGTCAGGCAGCATTCGGTAGTCCAACAGATGCACAGCAATCTTGTCCGAAAACCCCGCTGCCCAGATCCTCCTCTCCGCGAAGGTCTTTTGCTCCTGTGACAGGGTTATAGTCGTGACGCGGCAGCCTGTCTGGCGCACGGCTTCAATAGCCATGGTGCCCCAGCCGGTCCCAAATTCCAGGACATGGTCGGTTCGCTTGATTTTGGCTGCTTCAATGAAATAGTTGATCTTTCTCATCTGAGCACTTTCCAGACTCTCCTCCTGTTTGGTGCGACTGTTAGTCGTGTGGTTCCAGATGGGACACGAATACATCATATCTGGCGACAGAAAAGCAGCAAACATGCCGTTGCTGATGTCGTAATGCCTGACGATGTTCAGACGAGCATTGTCCATGGTATTTGCCAGGCGAGCGAGACCGGCGACGTGGGAAAATAACCCAGAAAACAAAGTCGTGCCGTTGTTCAGCTGTTCACGGTTCAAGATGAACAATTGGAAGAAGGACGTCAGATCGTCACACTCGAACTCGCCGAGCATGTACGACTCTGCAAAACCCATGTCGGTGAACAGAAGTAGTCGCAACCAGAACGCGTCGTCCTTCACAACCAGCTCCGCACCAGGGAGATCGGTGGCCTTACGCTCGTCCTCAGATTCGGAAGGGCGGCGGAGGCAGAGGACGAGGTTGCCGAGCTCGTCAGGCCCAGTGCCGAATGATTCGCCGTGCACAAAAACCTCGTCGGACACTTGGTCAACGAGAAGAAAGGTGCCAACTTTGAGGGAAGCGAACGTGGTTTGGGCCATGTCTTTGGCGAACTGGATGGCGGGACCCCATGTCAAGCTACCTAGCTTGTAGCGCAGGTGCGCAGTGCCCAGGTAGAATATCTCTGTGAGACCTTGGTGAATGTTGGCAAGATGTTGTAGAGGATGTATCTCTCCGAACTCCAGGACTCTTGCGAAGTGATCCATGAGACTTTCTGCTTTTTTCGTGATTTGATTGAGGATAGATGCGCTTGGGGACTGCCTCAGGTTGGTTCCACTCGTACCTGGAAGAGGGCCGGTGGTCGTTAGTGCAAGTCGGGGGGAGAGAAAGTTGATGAGAAGTGCCTACTCTTTGGGATCCTGTCCGTGGGAAGCTATGAGATCGGGAGTTGGCAGAATTTGTATCGAGGAGGAAGCGTCTGGAGTTGATCTGAGTCACCAGAAAAGGTTGGACTCTGGGCTGGATTGGAGGCCGCAAGTCCGAGTGAATAGCAGACGCGCTATTGTGTCTGTTGCGCGAATCTGCGCAGGTATTGATCAGAAAAGGGGGCTTTCAGGTTTGCAAGAGTTGGGACGAAAGAGTGTCAGGTCCAATTGGTAGGTCAACAATGGAGCGCAGCCAACGGCAATAGGAGAAGTTGAGTCGGCCCGGAAGGATGAGGCCGAAGACGAAAATCACGAGTATAGGTAGGAGCATGAACAAGGCTGTCACGGCCGATGCTATAGGATGGGAAATGGTCAAGTGTAGTGTTGAAAAGTGCTGAGATATCCAAATATTTGTAGCGCCGTCCGGAAGAGACGTGAATCGGCAATCTTTTGCCCCCCGAGAGTCTCCAAGTTGGCGGTGAGGACTCCAACCAAGGTCCAAGGTCCAAACTTGAGAAAAATATTTCCTGTGCGGATACGGAAGGCACTTTTAGAAACGGGAGACCGCgtcacttccactttggtCGCTACAGGTGCGATTGCGGCAAGCCTTTCATGGCCGAAGGACTGATGAGCAACTTGAAACCGCAAGAGCGACCTCTCTCAGATGCGGTAGGTGCCTGACGATACCAATCACCTGCCGCCTCGCACGAGACGAAACCCAAAGGTATTACTGACAGAACGTCCTTAGAAGCTCCGTGGTAGATTTGTTTCTGTATGCTGATGCCCCTGGACCTGAATGAATCAGACACGAGAGATCGTAAAGCACAGTAAATCATTGTGAAATTTGCAATACCTGTACTGATCATGGCTACTCGCTCACTTTTCTTTTGACAATACCATACAACGAAGGCTCTTGCTCGATTCCTTACCATACCTTCCACAATGTGTGTTGGGGTCTCCTTTCTCGTACTTTTGAGAGTGTCGAGTCATGTGTGCCGAAGTGCGGTCCGCCAAGGTCCGATGACCAAACTTGCCTGGCGAACCCGGATCAGACACTCCGAGTCTGTTAACCATCGAGTCGTCCTTTCCAagaactgaactgaagcaCCAGCGGACATACTCCTGACTTGCCTGTGTTTCTGCTCAATCCCTCAGCAGGAACTGGAAGTACTGAAGTCAAAGGAGATGCCGTGCTTGCCATAAAGTGCCATTTGGCGAGGAAATGAAAATCAGCCACTCGACTGCACCTCATCAACCCGAGTTTCCAGCCAAAGGCTATAGaacccccctctcccctctcactttccctctcctcttttcccttttctctccACGCCGACGTAGAGAACGGCTGACTGCGCGGGAGCTCAAGATCCCTGCGTAGtatggcggcggcagctcAATGAACAGTGCACTGCATATGCGAGAGTTGTCTGCTGTCATGTATCTCTGCTTCGGAGGGGATCCGGCCATAATTTTTGGCTACTCAAATTGAGTCCAAGCCAAGCTCTGAttgactttttctttttttcactGCGAAGACTGCCTGAGAGGTGGTGGACTTTTCTACCTTTCTCTTTCAATTACGGTCATGCAGCAGCGACAAGCAAGGCGACCGGTCTTGACCATGTAATCATTGAGTGTCTCCCTTCAGTTCTCGTCGCTGACGGGGTTGAGCACGTTCCCTAGGCTGCGATTCAACCCGTTAGAATTACTGTGTCCCATTCTAGAAGGACTGTCGCTGAACACCCAAATGTATCGGCCTTTCACGCTCACTACCAGTCACCACCAAAGCTCAAAACCAGAATCATCATCCGACACCACGATCTCCAGAGCTTGAATCCACCCGACGTCTTCCCAAGGTCAAATCACCATTCACACCTACGCGGAAGTCTCTCGCCCGTATTTGAACCCGGTATCTAACACCAACTGACCCTAACCGTCAACCCTGATACTGACTGTCCTGACGCAGGCCCAAGGTACACAGTTGGTTTAGGCTAGAACCCAGTTTCTCTGACTGACTCGGCCATTCAAACAACACCAAACTCTCGAATCGCGATGCAGTCTCTCCTTAGAAAAGCAAGCGTCAAGTCTAGCGACATGTTCAGATTCACGGCCATCAGGGTTCAAATCGCGGGGTTGTCAACATCAAGAACCCGACTGATCTCAAGGTGAAGTTGCATTCCAGATCTCGAgtcacatcatcatcaacacatGGGTTGAAGAGGGGAACTGTCCTCCGTTGGAAGCGGCATAGGACAATGGCAACGGCGTGTGACACGGCAGAAGCCTCTTATTTGTTTCCTGTTATGCCTCTTTCCGTCCCCTCAAGGCCTTGAAGACTGGACGATATGCAGTAAAGCCCATAACACCACACTAATCATGGCTTCTATCGCACAGTTCTCCAAGCAAGCCAGGATTCGGAGCCCGGATCAGCTCTCTCTGTCCCCTTTCAGAGCAAcagaagaagattattgcAAAAAATCCGCTCGGCCGTACTCTTGACAGCGTTCGCAAGAAACTGCGCGACTCTGACGAGGCCGACGAGACGCATCGAAAATATATCACAGACCTTTTACAGGCCCTTTGCGGTTCTTCAGCAGGCTGTGAAATTCTCATTCCCGACGATGGCATACTACGACTACTGTGCATGCGAATGGAAGTTCGAGACGGGAAGAAGACAGCAAATCTCGACCTATTTCGCCCTCTCATTCGAGCTGTCGTTGACAACAATACCAACGACAATGCCATTTGGGCTGCCGTCTTTTGCCTCCTCGACCCCCGCGCCACCATCGCACAAACGCCTGTTGATACCAACTCGACTTGGGGCATCCCACTGTTGCCGTCGTCGAcagacaaggacaagaaccTGTGGGAAGAGAAAATCAATGACTGTCCCATTAACCCACCAACCGGGCACGTCATCAGCAGGTTTCGTACAGTTGAGCAACTGCTGGAATCTATGCGAGATGCGATCAAAACACACCGATATCTCTACCTCACCCGCAACATTCTCCACCGCAGTATCTCTccaaacaacatcatcataaCGAACCCCAAAATCACAAATGGCCTAAAGGGCATGCTGATCAATTTGGACATGGCGGCCAAGGTTCGAGAGGACGGCCAGAACCCGAGCGGACAACCAACAACTGACACACTCCCGTTTATGGCGATTGAAGTATTGCGCAACATGGACCACACCTACCGCCACGACCTCGAATCGTTCTTCTACGTCCTCCTTTGGGTGTGTGCGCGCCAATCGTGGTCTAACGGATTTTCCGGTAAAGACGAGCAGACACCTGATAAGAGCTTTCTTGATCGATGGGGGAATGGTCATTTGGAGCATATCGCTTTGAACAAGAAACACGACATGGCGTCCCGAGATTTATATGAAGGACTGATGAATCAATTTCCAAAGTCGTTGGACCCTGTGAAGCCGCTTTGTTTCCGTATCAGGAAGATTCTTTTTGCCCCGTATGACCAAAAGGGAAGGATGCTCTTGGGAACCCCGGAAGGAAACCCGGATCAGCTCTATAGGCCTATTATAGATGCTTATAATCAGGTTATTGACAGACTGTAGAGGGCGCACAGTAATGAGGGGAAGTACAATGGAAAATGTGGTTGATCTCTTGTTGTTTGAGTGGTAAAGGTAAGGAGGAACTCAGTCTAGAAAGAAGGGCAGTTCGCAGTCCGATGGGTTTGGGTGCTTGGTCAGGGACAGTCGTTTAAACACGGGACACAGTCATTTTAGTAAGCTTGATCTTGGTTAGCCATTTCAGGGCACGGATATCTCCATGCTACTAAACGCAAGCAGTGATCCGTGCGTTTCCCTGCATTTGACCCTCATCTGTCGCGTTTTCCACTTAAACATTCGCGTCTCACTCACTCAATCACCTGCCATCAACTTCATCACTCAGCGAAAAACCACCTTACGAACTCCCCGAACCTTTGACAACAAACCCATCTCAGCAGTAGTGTTCAAAAGACCCAGTCAAAAATGACCCAACAACCCATCCTCGCTttcacctcaacctcaaccacatCCAACACCCCCATCCCAAAGACAACACCCAACCTCCTCCCCTGCCGCATTCACCACTCCGGGTCCGTAGAACCTACCGACTCGTTTTGGAATCCTCGCTGTGAACAAGGTACTTTTATTTTCATCTTCATTTCCACTCCCACCCCCTACCCCTTCCTACCCCCAACCTTTTTTCCCCAGTACCTACGCCTCTACCCTATATCTTCCCAGTACCTACATATCTTCCAGTACCCCTCAAACTAACACCCCCCACCCAAAGATGGTAATCTCAAAGTATCCTACTTCCGCGGCCGCAAACTCCACGGCAAGACTCTCCCCTTGCCAGAAGGATACAAGGGTGTCGTTGCTTCCAAGGTCTTCCCTAAACAAGACACAAAGAAGCCAAGGCTAGCGCATGAGATGTCCTTTATCATGGATAATGATGGACCGGAAGTCATTGATTTGGAAGCTGAACAACAACCGGAAGTGCAAGTGGGAGGGGCGATGGAGATTCAGGCAGAGTTTGaagaggtggtggtttggggaCATGAGCATTTGGCGGATGCGGGCGGGGATGCGTATGTAAGGGGGGTGGAGGAGTGGGTTGGGTTTGCGGAACGGGTTCATTCTTTTTGAATGAAAGGAGGgaaaaaggggaggggggaacaCAGAAGGAAGGGGATTGGAACAGGTTATGGAAACAGTCAAGATACCCCAAATTGGATGAGTACAATCAGACAATGATGCATACCATTCATTACTCTAGCCATTCCATTCGTCATTACTATTCATATActttttgctgttgttgctaaacaagcctgctgctgccgtcTAATGTGTCTTCCCATGCCTGCCCCCGTCCGTCTCCCATTCACCTCTACAAAAAAATGTTAACCAAATCCACCGTCCTTCCCATCTTTACTCTTATTCTCATCCCTTCCGCTCGTGCTCGCCAGCCTCGCTGGAATTAACGGCGGCAGAGGCGCTGCTGGCTCCAGATCCGCTGAGGATAACACTCTGGATGTTCGGACAGCCATGCTTGCCTTTCGCGGTCGGGTCGGACTATGTCCGCTACTGGGCCCACTGGTGGTGGGAGTCGCGTCTTCGAAGCCTTCTGGCTGTTCATCACCTCCTCGTGTTGTTTCCGGTGTTGGGGACTTGGAAGACGCGGTGGGTGTGGGTATTTGTGGTGGTCGTGATGGTAATTGTGATGACTGTCCGTTGAACCCGCTTTGTTCTACGTCCACGTCCACGTCCACTTCCGTCTgcgcgttgttgttgtggtcggtagctgctgctgctgctgctgcctggTTGTCGGCCTTGGGTCGGATCGTGAGGTTGCTGCTTTCGTCGAACTGCAATCCCAGCCCCaacccttctccctcctctccttccctaGTACCACCGCCCTGAGAATGTCCCCCCTCCGCCTCCAATGCCTCGGCGTACTCCCTTGTCACCCTCAGCCCTTCCCTGACCGCCTCGTTCAATCCCGCCAGACACTCGCTGGCTCCGTTGAAACCTTGTACTCCCCACTCGCTCGGCAGTAAAGAATACATCCTCCTTGCATCAGCCAAACACTTTTGCGCCTGCAAGTACTTGCCCATGCTTACCCACGCCTGGGCGGCAAGCACGCTCCACATTGCTGACTTGCGTCGCCTGCTGCCCCAGAGCTGGGAACCGGTGCCTCGCTTAGAGGCATAGCAGACTGCGAGTCGTTCACGGAGCAAGGCGTCGCCGACAGGGCCAAATAATCGCATTTCGAGGAGGCGGGTTCCCCAGCGGACGGATTCATCTATCCCGATGCCGCCGCGGAGCCGGAGGAGCTccaaagaaagaagggtGGACCGGACGGCCCCATAAAGAGATGAGCAACGCGTGTGGTAAGAATAGAGAGCCTGTTCGACCATGGGGTTGATGATTTCCACTCGGTTCTTGGAGGACATGGTCTGCGGCATGATGAGCAGAGACAAGGCGGCCATTTCGTTGGCCGAGGCATGGTATTTCCACGCTTTGTCGTTTTGGAAGTCGGTCCTCAGCAAGTCGTAGGTGGACATGGCCAGCTTCCAGTCGCGCAGCATAAAGGCAAAGTCGGCAAGCCGGCGCATGATGGCTTCGGGCGTGTCGGGGCGGTAGTAACCTAGGGTCTCGAAACCGTTGTTTGAACTGCTGGTGGAGCTgcgcgaggaggatgaagaggagccAAAGACTGTGAAGCGTTTCGACAAGGACATGAACCGCCCAGAGATACCGCGACGCCGGGAAGCGACCTGGTCATTCCACAGCGAGACGTTGCGCTCCATGGTCGGGATGATCGATTGGATGACCATTTCGCGGATAAAGGTGCGGATGGCGGTAGCGTCGGACTCGAAGATGTACCGATTGAAGAGGTGCGGGTCGTCGTCGAAGGAGTCTTGGAGCTGTTCGGACCGTTCGATGTCGGCGAGCTCTTCGGAGGCGGACATC belongs to Neurospora crassa OR74A linkage group IV, whole genome shotgun sequence and includes:
- a CDS encoding methoxy mycolic acid synthase 1, whose protein sequence is MDHFARVLEFGEIHPLQHLANIHQGLTEIFYLGTAHLRYKLGSLTWGPAIQFAKDMAQTTFASLKVGTFLLVDQVSDEVFVHGESFGTGPDELGNLVLCLRRPSESEDERKATDLPGAELVVKDDAFWLRLLLFTDMGFAESYMLGEFECDDLTSFFQLFILNREQLNNGTTLFSGLFSHVAGLARLANTMDNARLNIVRHYDISNGMFAAFLSPDMMYSCPIWNHTTNSRTKQEESLESAQMRKINYFIEAAKIKRTDHVLEFGTGWGTMAIEAVRQTGCRVTTITLSQEQKTFAERRIWAAGFSDKIAVHLLDYRMLPDPEVPYDKIISCEMIEAVGEKFLATFFSRVDRLLKKDGGIAVFQCITMPEGRHKGYSKREDFINHYIFPGGYLPSVTQLINHITTESNGTLIVEKIKNIGPHYVKALRLWREAFMNRFDSVIVPALMVEHPSLTETDVEVFKRKWEYYFSYSEAGFLTKTLGDVIITVGREGALELMEGIPL